The genomic window gtcactgcattacaaacagacatgactctgtagtggaagtcactgcattaaaaacagacatgactctgtagtggaagtcactgcattaaaaacagacatgactctgtagtggaagtcactgcattaaaaacagacatgactctgtagtggaagtcactgcattacaaacagacatgactctgtagtggaagtcactacagtacaaacagacatgactctgtagtggaagtcactgcattaaaaacagacatgactctgtagtggaagtcactgcattaaacacagacatgactctgtagtggaagtcactgcattataaacagacatgactctgtagtggaagtcactgcattaaaaacagacatgactctgtagtggaagtcactgcattataaacagacatgactctgtagtggaagtcactgcattaaaaacagacatgactctgtagtgtaagtcactgcattacaaacagacatgactctgtagttgaagtcactgcattaaaaacagacatgactctgtagtggaagtcactgcattacaaacagacatgactctgtagtggaagtcactgcattaaaaacagacatgactctgtagtggaagtcactgcattaaaaacagacatgactctgtagtggaagtcactgcattaaaaacagacatgactctgtagtggaagtcactgcattacaaacagacatgactctgtagtggaagtcactgcattacaaacagacatgactctgtagtggaagtcactgcattaaaaacagacatgactctgtagtggaagtcactgcattaaaaacagacatgactctgtagtggaagtcactgcattaaaaacagacatgactctgtagtggaagtcactgcattaaaatcagacattactctagtggaagtcactgcattaaaaacagacatgactctgtagtggaagtcactgcattataaacagacatgactctgtagtggaagtcactgcattcaaatcagacatgactctgtagtggaagtcactgcattaaaaacagacatgactctgtagtggaagtcactgcattaaaaacagacatgactctgtagtggaagtcactgcattaaaaacaaatatgactctgtagtggaagtcactgcattgaaaacagacatgactctgtagtggaagtcactgcattaaaaacagacatggctctgtagtggaagtcactgcattaaaaacagacatgactctgcagtggaagtcactgcatcaacaaatgcaggttcaaactgaaccatgcaaagaggaaaccatatataaacctgatccagaaccacaaagacttctctggacctgagcccgtctaagatggactgaggggaagtggaaatcTGTCCTGCggtctgatgaatcagaatCTGACATTCTTATTAGAAATCCTGGaagctgtgtcctccgctctaaagaggagagggaccacccggcttgttatcagctcacagttcaaagtcagtgtccctgatggtatggggatcatgagagtccatggcatgggtagcttccacatctgtgaaggctccattaatgctgaacaatatatacaggtttaggagcaacacatgctgccatccagatgatgacgtcttcaggaagaaaacgccaaaccacattctgcacggattacaacagcatggctctgtagtagaagagtccaggtgctgaactggcccgcctgcagtcctgactcgtcccccattgaaaacataaaatacaacaaaggagaccctgaactgttgagcagctgaaatcctctatcagggaagaatgggacaacatttcactttaaagtccagaaactggtctccttacagagtgttgttagtGTTGTTCTCCTTTATTATAAACTGTCAAGTTATAATAAACCATACAGAAAAGATCATACTTTATCGGTCTTCTCTTTTAAATTGTGTGTTAAAAGAATGTGAGTGTAAAAACCTTCATTAGTAAAGTCACTGAAGCTGTTagagtctgtttgttttctgactctgtttGTGTTCGACTGTTAATCTAtttttatctcctctcctcctcagaggTCCTTGTCTCCTcgctccatctctcctcctccctctccagaGGTAAGACCCCCCgcccagtctctctctctctctctctctctctctctctctctctttctctctctctctctctctctctctttctctctctctctctctttctctctctctctctcagactccATCCTTCGTGTTCTCTGACTCatacttctctctgtgtttccagaAGGAGTCCAGGGAGTGGCTGGAGAACCGTTCTCCTGGAGGTTCCTCCCCTTGTTCCACCATCCAAACCAGCAGaacacacagctcacacacaccgTCCACACCGCACACAcccaacacaccaaacacaccgCAAACACTCTCCTCTGGAGCAAAGAGCGCCCTGCACCACTTCCACAGGCCCGGTAACCActccctgtttttattctcttctggAAGTCCTCTCTGatgtttactttatacttttatttattaacatgAATGACttcaatcaatctatctttatttataaagcaccaaatcccaacaaatgtcatcctcagactctttccaaacagagcaggtctggaccgtactctatgttctattattaacaaacacccaacatcaagaccggatcagatccagtcccatgtcacagacaggactcagtctgatctcatctgaatccaccatgagcagagcactttgcagcatttagcaagttacagtggcaaggacaaacttcctttaacaggcagaaacctccagcaggaccagactcatgttagacacacatctgctgagaccgtgttggagagagggatagagggagatgaagagagagagagagatgatagtggggagacggatagtagtagttgagactccagaaaggtctaagaaaagagagaagagagggagaccagaagaaagaaaaagaggagattaatggtgaaggaaaggacgggataagaaaaggagatataaaggatgaagaaacatgaaaagaagaaagagataaagaacagaaagaaagaaagaaaacaaagaaattaaataaagaaagtacAACAGGAaataaggaatgaaagaagaaaagaaaggaatgaaaggaaagaggaataaaagaaagaaagaaggaaggaaggaaagaaagaaagaagaacagaaaagagaggagaaaagaagggaagaaagaaggaaaacaaaggaataaaagaaaggacaACAGGAAAGAGGAAtccacagcagagatccagaggaacctacgagacaagggagctcagggactccagaaaggtctatggttagtaactttaatgggacaggaagagttaaagtgagagacaggcagagagaggagagagagggaaagacaggatcccagtgtgtcagtctaagcctatagcagcataactaagacctggtccaagcctgatccagctctaactataagctttatcaaaaaggaaagtttgaagccgactCTTAAAGGTGTATGTAATCAAACAGCAGGTGAGATACTAGTCCTTATTTCAGAGTACCACCTCCACAGAGCTCTGACAGGATCATCATACACTTTAAAAAGTCTCCCTCAGCTTCAGTTACTCTAAAGAACAAAGTCAGGGGATTCTCTTGGTGTGATTCAGTGAACTGCAGAtttacatttcctctctttgacTCTTTGTTCCAGAAAACGGCTCAAACATTTACAAGAAGCCTCCGATCTACAAACAAGGTGAGTTCCTCGCTGCGTTGGCTGATCATGTTACATATTACAGTTAATAAAGTCCTTTTTAAAGGCTTGGAATAAGATGTAGATTTAGACTCGTCAGGTCAGAGTGGTGTGAATTACGTGTGAAGACATTTCAGCTGGCTCATggctttatttaatattttaaaacgGGTCTAAATGTGAGAAACAGCGTCTGTTGTCCTCTGCAGTACAGTCAGAGTAAATCTGAATCACGGTCAGCTGGAGCCCCCGTCCCCTTTAAACCACAGACATGACTTCACTGCCTTTAATCAGCTTAACtatgctgtgtgtctctctctctctctctctctctctctctctctctctctctctctctctctctctctctctctctcgctgtctctgtgtgtgtgtgtgtgttgtgtacaGAGGTCTCGTCCTCTCAGGTCCCTCAGGGGAAACACATCGAGGATCTGATCATCGAGTCGTCAAAGTTTCCAGCAGCCCAGCCTCCGGACCCGAACCTGCCCTCCAAGATAGAGACGGACTACTGGCCCTGCCCCCCCTCGCTGGCTGTGATTGGTACGGTccaaccagcacacacacacacacacacacacacacacacacacacacacacacacacacacacacacacacacacacacacacacccactaacacacaaacacaatgaataCACACTTTATGCTGCTGACAAAGTTGGGATTTTTATATTTCCCTAttctcgtctctcctctctccttgtctcatCTCCTTGTGTCCTTTCCTCCCTGTAGAGAAGGAGTGGAGGAAGAAGGAGCACAGggatgaagacgaggaggaggatggcGAGCTGGATGATGAGCTGTGGGGACTCagagctcttcagaaacaagaACTCAACAAGGTATGGACGGAGAACGTCatcacctgcagcaggtggaCAAATGTGATGGAGGTCCTGTTTGTTCTGAGCCAGGGGTTCTACCAGGTTCTGCTCCAGAGGGTTCTCTGGGTTCTCTAGGTGATCTAACTGGGCCTTAGGAGCCTGGTGTTTCACCAGGTGTTCCAGAGCTAGGTGTTCCACCAGGTGTTCCAGAGCTAGGTGCTCGGCTAGGTTCTCCACCTGGTCTTACAGAGCCATGTGTTCCAGCATTAGTAGCTCccattccttcttccttcagGTGTTCCACCAGGTGTACCACTAGCTGTTCCCTTTTTAAActccagcttctctctctctctcttcctctctctctctctctctctctctgtctctgtctctctctctctctctctctctctctctctctctctctctctctctctctctctctctctctcagattcAGTCTAATCTGGGGAAAATCATCctgaaggaggagctggagaagtCCTCGGCTCCTCTGAGGAGGAAAACTCGCTCACTGCCAGATCGCAGCCAAAACACAGGTACACtctcaccttcaccttcactgtTCTATCACCAGACCCAGGATATCATCAGATCCGTCTCCTGAGGCTCTCCTCCAGCTTATGGACATACAGTTTATAGTCAGCATCATGAGGAGAGTAAAGATTCATCAACAACCAACCTGctgtttaaagaaacaaacacgtGCAGCTCTGGTGACACCTAGTGGACAAAATGAGCACTACAAACATAAAGTGACTGAATTTAGCTGTGCAGA from Notolabrus celidotus isolate fNotCel1 chromosome 9, fNotCel1.pri, whole genome shotgun sequence includes these protein-coding regions:
- the dmtn gene encoding dematin — its product is MMPKQLAQTSPGSVLSLRGNTIPGSPAAAIVARVEDGVIGYKDLAALPRDKAILDIERPDLMIYQPHYSYSPLERSLSPRSISPPPSPEKESREWLENRSPGGSSPCSTIQTSRTHSSHTPSTPHTPNTPNTPQTLSSGAKSALHHFHRPENGSNIYKKPPIYKQEVSSSQVPQGKHIEDLIIESSKFPAAQPPDPNLPSKIETDYWPCPPSLAVIEKEWRKKEHRDEDEEEDGELDDELWGLRALQKQELNKIQSNLGKIILKEELEKSSAPLRRKTRSLPDRSQNTGSNASKSVYFPASSKTGLSRLQSAEFSSSEKPPADLQNGDSRMDRGNSLPSMLEQNIFPYETLVVTHRGRSKLPPGVDRTRLERHLSQEEFFSVFGMSIEEFDLLSLWKKNDLKKKVCLF